A portion of the Scleropages formosus chromosome 15, fSclFor1.1, whole genome shotgun sequence genome contains these proteins:
- the ywhaqb gene encoding tyrosine 3-monooxygenase/tryptophan 5-monooxygenase activation protein, theta polypeptide b: MDKTELIQKAKLAEQAERYDDMATSMKEVTEQGAELSNEERNLLSVAYKNVVGARRSAWRVISSIEQKTEGSDKKLQMAKEYREKVECELREICNDVLELLSKYLIPNATNAESQVFYLKMKGDYYRYLAEVATGQDKKVTIENSQEAYQQAFDISKREMQPTHPIRLGLALNFSVFFYEILNSPEQACTLAKQAFDEAIAELDTLNEDSYKDSTLIMQLLRDNLTLWTSDNTADEGEGGDGGEN; encoded by the exons atGGATAAGACAGAGCTGATTCAGAAGGCCAAACTGGCAGAACAGGCGGAGCGCTATGATGACATGGCCACCTCCATGAAGGAGGTGACTGAGCAGGGAGCTGAGCTGTCTAATGAAGAGAGGAACCTGCTCTCGGTTGCCTACAAGAATGTGGTGGGAGCACGGCGGTCTGCATGGAGGGTCATTTCTAGCATTGAACAGAAGACGGAAGGCAGTGACAAGAAGCTTCAGATGGCCAAGGAGTACCGTGAGAAGGTGGAATGTGAGTTGCGGGAGATCTGCAATGACGTCCTG GAACTGCTGAGCAAATATTTAATTCCCAATGCCACAAATGCTGAAAGCCAAGTCTTCTATTTAAAGATGAAAGGAGACTACTACAGGTACCTTGCAGAAGTTGCCACTGGTCAGGATAAAAAAG TTACCATAGAGAACTCTCAGGAAGCCTACCAGCAAGCATTTGACATCAGCAAGAGGGAGATGCAGCCCACACATCCCATCCGCCTGGGACTTGCCCTCAACTTCTCAGTCTTCTTCTATGAGATCCTCAACTCTCCAGAGCAGGCTTGCACACTGGCAAAGCAG GCTTTCGATGAGGCTATTGCTGAGCTCGATACACTGAATGAAGATTCGTACAAAGACAGCACTCTAATCATGCAACTGCTTAGAGACAACCTGACA TTATGGACATCTGACAACACAGCAGATGAAGGTGAGggtggagatggaggagagaACTAA